The nucleotide sequence tcaCCAGCCCTTTACCAACAATTATCATAACAACAGATTCTCAATAATCATCTCATCGTAAATTAGTTTAATGACTAACATCCTTTTAGTAGATAACATTCAGAATTTCCATCAACCATTCTTTGAAAGTAGCCCAGTCCAACGTCAAAAGTTATGATTAATTTTCCAAAAATCAACCTTTAACCCCATACAATTTCGTTCACTATCATATTACTAGTTCATTTTCAAAACTACTATTTTTATCTGAAAATTTAGGtttcaaaaaaattgatttagtaATCAAACTTTAAGTCCTTTAACCCTTTTCAAACCTAAACCTAGTTAGTTATAAACCAATATTAACACCCATCATAGTGTCATCAAATGAACAATTCAATAGCAACCAACTTGACATAATCAACTAAAATCAGAATTTTCAGCAATTCTAAAATAATCGGAAACCAATAATAATCTTCATCCTCAAACACAGCCACAAATCAATCTCAACACAATTTTATCACATTCAATCATATTCACAATCACCGATAATCTCAATTTCGTCAATTTTCATCAATTAATCAAACAAGACATTTATAAATTACTTACAATTACTCACTAAACTTCAATGGCATTCGtaaattaaaatagataattttaaaataaatctccTACCTCAATTAGTCGAAATCCACAAAATTAGGCGTGACTCTAACTTTGTTCTAACTTGCATCAGCAACAACAATAGCTCTAACAGTTTCCTGATGGAGTCAACATTATCACCTATGATAGTTCCAACAGTAAACAGGGAAGGCATAGCAGTAGTATTAAATAGAGACATAGGTTTTTTTTACTTAGAACAGAAAAAGACTAAGAAAAAAGATGGAAGCAGAGAAAGGATTAAATCTTATGGATTCAAGAACGGAGGAAttgtgtaatacccggtctaaccgaaattaattaaataataagttaaataggagcgaatacggTTGGAAGATTTGacaattggaatttgatgatttaaaaatgatatttggattcagtgaattttttcgagtcggaagacatagttttctgcgtaaaagcgcgcagtggaattttgaccggcagtaccggctgagacctgtctggtactgcagctgagaaaattgattatgagtaagtaggattaagaaatgaggaattataattagggaaggtagaaatatttaaagtgcgatttagagcgctaatcttaaaggttttggcccaaaattgggccaatgagCAAAAATAAgcgaaccgggcctaagtgggcccaagacccaacatatataaacattagttgtgagcatttcagctcattttaccctaaaaagaagggttggggcgctgatttgagaagagagaagagaaaagagaaaacctaactctctttgatcttcaaaccaccataacttgagctacggagctccgattgacgagccgtttgtgacCACGCGtcactcttctcatcctctacaattctatctaagtttggtggtgagtattctattcatctctgcccagttttcgaaattccccactgttacacgtttttgggtagttagtgttgaaatcttgtgattttgggtgtttagggatactccaacatggattctaagtgggttttatccctacttcatatggactgaggtaagaagtgctcaaacccttgtaatttgtcatttttatgagccctaagttgatgtatgtatgtgacattggttatgttagtgtatttggtgatgttggtgcacaattgggagattggtattgcttgaggagctttggtaaatatggtttttgggcatactttgatgggacgtaacttggactacggatctatgttttgtgccaaatctgtttagaaatgaaattggatctgagatgtccatgccgtttgaagaacgggtgaaaaatgatttaaaatgagaaagttatgtccgtcggaagattgggggttgaatctgtaaattctgcagcttttaacttagaaaatttttaggagaatgaccctccacgcgtaggcgcacttggcgcgtacgcgtcgttcttcaagaaggcactatccacgcgtgcgcgtggtgtgcgcgggcgcgttgatgcgctgcaccaaatgcccagctattttcccgagagttatgccagagttgtgccagttttgtgcctggggcgcaagagcacccacgcgtacgcgtggctgacgcttgcgcgtcgtttggctatttttcaacccgcgcgtccgcgcgtatgacgcttgcgcgtcgatgagttttgtggccatccacgcgtgcgcgtggagtgcgcgtacgcgtggccctgttttcatgccaaagttgatttttgagttttaaaagccaaatctcatacttctaagcctccgatctcacctcttatgtattaaatcattctgatatgcctagcaatgagctaggggatgtggtaacttgcgagtgaagtaaggagaaaagttatgatcaatgatcaaagatgattatatgagatatggaggatgacggtggaagtaccgtgtatgccatgagccggagggctatatttattgataaatggcccgttcttgattggaccatgagccNNNNNNNNNNNNNNNNNNNNNNNNNNNNNNNNNNNNNNNNNNNNNNNNNNNNNNNNNNNNNNNNNNNNNNNNNNNNNNNNNNNNNNNNNNNNNNNNNNNNNNNNNNNNNNNNNNNNNNNNNNNNNNNNNNNNNNNNNNNNNNNNNNNNNNNNNNNNNNNNNNNNNNNNNNNNNNNNNNNNNNNNNNNNNNNNNNNNNNNNNNNNNggcacttttaccgtactgggaacccatgggctcggggttctcattccgtatatatctcttgtttttcagatacaggtccaggtgctcagaagtgagctgtggttcgtctgagagacggcggagatatttattttctctactttgtgttttgcttagaatctctccacctttgttttgaaaagattatattatgtattgaactcttttggaacttgcctatagagactcttatgtttcctttgggagagattaggatatactgttgtcatctactttcatactgtaccctagccggcctaaacttcgcgggtcgcgactagtggctatttacttatgctataaatatctatctgttatctatctcttaatctcctttatgcCTTGTCCATATATCGCGTTCGGCTTAGCAGTTTAACTTttcgttgtcgaaacgtgagtgatacgtcttcgcgattttatttctattctttcaggcttctcgattaatactcctttcgaaaattacctatatttatatattaaaaatccacctgagagtcgtaccaccgtaatatcattgacttatgactcgagcataaggatttgaatattagggtgttacaaattgGAATTGAAGCAGCAATTCCCACGGCAGCTCTATCGACGGGAACAGAATGCAACCGCAACGGTTTTGACCCTAATCGACGGCAGCGGTGACGGCGGAGCAGGACGGCGCAAGGACGGATCTCATTCTTCCCCTCCTTGTCGCATTTCTGCTTCTCTGTCTCCCATGCATCTTGTGCGTCTCATCGCTTCCCTTCATCTCAAGTGGAATAGTAGCGGCAACAGCCAGAGCACAGCGGTGGCGACTTCCTCAATGGCGACAGAACAGAACTCGACGTTCTCCCCAACAAGCCCTAGCAGCGGCAGCACATGGCTCGATGGCGACGGCTCCTTCTTCCGCATCTCCTTTCTCATGCTCGTTCTCTCTCTCGGACGCATCACTCTCTCTCCTCGAAGCTCCAGTCCTGCATCCACGGTGACAACAGTGATGACTCGTGATGATGACAGTGGCTCCACAGGCAGTGACTGGACTCGATGGGGATGACAGAACGACGACGGCAGCTGGGTGGTGACGTGACGGCGGTGGGCAGCGACGGCAACCGGCGCAGGGAGCGGCATAGCGCGGCGaccctccttcctctcttcttcctctgttCCCAGTCTCTGCTGCTCTCTCGGATCTCTCTATCTCTTtccccctttttctttctttctgagTATTCTTCAGTTTGTGTGTGGTGTGTATATAGGATGAAAGGTTGCCGGTGGGTTAGTGAATGGTGAAGAAGAGGTGAGTGTGGCTCACTGAGGCATGAACAGGTGTGGGGGTTATGTATACGTGTATGTATTTTAAAAATTGGGGTCAGGATTAGTGAATTAGGAATTTAAGGTTTAGAATTAGAAATTTAGGGTTCGAGTAGAGTTttaatttaaaaccaaatttaataaatataattaattttaataatactattttatttttcagattacaaatcatttttatataaacataaataatttattatttattttctaaaactcTGTGGTCTTACACGTAAGGTTGTGGATCCGCTCACGTAAGTCCATGATGGATTGATGGTCTTTTGAGAAGTGGAAGTGGACCTATAATTAGAGAAGACGCTACTAGTGAATTCAAATAAAGAGTGCTAGCAAAGAAAAATCATTTTCTGATATGCAATTCTTATCCGACTCTCTAAGGATGTCAAGCTAAACCATATTCGATTCACTTGGTTAGATAATTCTTTCCCTTTCTTAACACTTTGTTGGTGGTATCGTTAGGTTTGAGCCTTCATTCACTATaagaaagagtaaagtatcgtttttgtccccaatatttggggtaagtcctaaagttgtccataacgtttcaatcgtcctatttaagtccctaacgtttcaaaactgactcaatgttgtcctgtcgttaggaatccgttaacagaattgacgtcgggacaaaattgagacgattttgaaacgttagggacttaaataggacgaaaaaagtgggggacaaaaatgatacatagaaataaattttaattttatccttcaataatatcaattttttactatacatagtattcaattatttttaaatcacatctaagtaaattacacttaatcatattactttcattttaaataaattaattttttttataattttactcttaaagatttttagttatcatgaaatgtttgtagaatgactagtatataaacttgcaaaaaagaaaaaaataatatatatacaataaaatataaattataccttttgtctctaatgtatcaaaattctttaaaattataaaaaaataaatttatttaaaatgaaagtaatgtaattaagtgtaatttatttagatgtaattaaaaaataattgaatactatgtacagtaaaaaattaatactattgaaagataaaattaaattaaaatttatttttatgtatcgtttttgtccctaacgttttcgttctatttaagtccctaacgtttcaaaatcgtctcaattttgtcccgccgtcaattctgttaacggatccttaacggcaggacaacattgagtcaattttgaaacgttagggacttaaataggacgattgaaacgttaaggacaactttgggacttattccaaacgttggggacaaaaatcaTACTTTACTCCTATAAGAAATTTGCTGAAGACCGTcgaaattaaaaatctaattaaatctttgatcatatattttttttagaataatattctattaattttaatatttttaatataaaaatgacttaattataaaattaaaaatagtataaTANNNNNNNNNNNNNNNNNNNNNNNNNNNNNNNNNNNNNNNNNNNNNNNNNNNNNNNNNNNNNNNNNNNNNNNNNNNNNNNNNNNNNNNNNNNNNNNNNNNNNNNNNNNNNNNNNNNNNNNNNNNNNNNNNNNNNNNNNNNNNNNNNNNNNNNNNNNNNNNNNNNNNNNNNNNNNNNNNNNNNNNNNNNNNNNNNNNNNNNNNNNNNNNNNNNNNNNNNNNNNNNNNNNNNNNNNNNNNNNNNNNNNNNNNNNNNNNNNNNNNNNNNNNNNNNNNNNNNNNNNNNNNNNNNNNNNNNNNNNNNNNNNNNNNNNNNNNNNNNNNNNNNNNNNNNNNNNNNNNNNNNNNNNNNNNNNNNNNNNNNNNNNNNNNNNNNNNNNNNNNNNNNNNNNNNNNNNNNNNNNNNNNNNNNNNNNNNNNNNNNNNNNNNNNNNNNNNNNNNNNNNNNNNNNNNNNNNNNNNNNNNNNNNNNNNNNNNNNNNNNNNNNNNNNNNNNNNNNNNNNNNNNNNNNNNNNNNNNNNNNNNNNNNNNNNNNNNNNNNNNNNNNNNNNNNNNNNNNNNNNNNNNNNNNNNNNNNNNNNNNNNNNNNNNNNNNNNNNNNNNNNNNNNNNNNNNNNNNNNNNNNNNNNNNNNNNNNNNNNNNNNNNNNNNNNNNNNNNNNNNNNNNNNNNNNNNNNNNNNNNNNNNNNNNNNNNNNNNNNNNNNNNNNNNNNNNNNNNNNNNNNNNNNNNNNNNNNNNNNNNNNNNNNNNNNNNNNNNNNNNNNNNNNNNNNNNNNNNNNNNNNNNNNNNNNNNNNNNNNNNNNNNNNNNNNNNNNNNNNNNNNNNNNNNNNNNNNNNNNNNNNNNNNNNNNNNNNNNNNNNNNNNNNNNNNNNNNNNNNNNNNNNNNNNNNNNNNNNNNNNNNNNNNNNNNNNNNNNNNNNNNNNNNNNNNNNNNNNNNNNNNNNNNNNNNNNNNNNNNNNNNNNNNNNNNNNNNNNNNNNNNNNNNNNNNNNNNNNNNNNNNNNNNNNNNNNNNNNNNNNNNNNNNNNNNNNNNNNNNNNNNNNNNNNNNNNNNNNNNNNNNNNNNNNNNNNNNNNNNNNNNNNNNNNNNNNNNNNNNNNNNNNNNNNNNNNNNNNNNNNNNNNNNNNNNNNNNNNNNNNNNNNNNNNNNNNNNNNNNNNNNNNNNNNNNNNNNNNNNNNNNNNNNNNNNNNNNNNNNNNNNNNNNNNNNNNNNNNNNNNNNNNNNNNNNNNNNNNNNNNNNNNNNNNNNNNNNNNNNNNNNNNNNNNNNNNNNNNNNNNNNNNNNNNNNNNNNNNNNNNNNNNNNNNNNNNNNNNNNNNNNNNNNNNNNNNNNNNNNNNNNNNNNNNNNNNNNNNNNNNNNNNNNNNNNNNNNNNNNNNNNNNNNNNNNNNNNNNNNNNNNNNNNNNNNNNNNNNNNNNNNTTAAatttttttacaattatttaataataaattaataactgatTTAATTAGTAACCAAGACTCATCGAGTGATCTAATAACTTAGTATTTTGAGCAGATCAGTTGGTTTTGACTTTTGATAATTGTTTACTTTGGTGTTAATGTGTTAtaaatttgtgaatttttttgctaaaaattaatttatctaattaattaatttcactTGTGGAAATATTGTGGTGCATTGAGAAGGAATAGTAAGTAGTAGGTAGGAGTTACGGGCAAGTATGAGAACTAGAGAAGGGGATTGTATACCGATCTGTTGGATTATATCTTTGGCATTTAAATAATGCCACCGTAGTGACCGTACACCCATCCTACCCATACCTTTTTCCTCTGGCTCTTTCACTGTatccttattttaattataaggcTAATTTTATAGTGTCTATTAATTtttgtctaatttattttttataataaattttaaatttttaaaaataatttatttttatattttttaaattaaaaattaatttttaactttttaataaATAGACACTACTTTTTAAATACCATAACATTCATCTAATTATAAATCCCTTAACAATTAACACCCTCTCCTTTCCCACTTTCAGCCaattgtttaaattttttcaCAAACTTAACAATAAATAAGTCCGTTAAACCAATACCAGTTTCGTAAAGACCACTCTCCCTCCCTTTTTCCTCCAAAAACAAAAGGTGATGctgtactttattttaatttaagggTTAAccactaaaaatatttttgaattatttaaatattgattAAAATATATTCGaattttattattgacaaaaatacttttaaataatttaaaaatacaataataatatccaataataaatatatatttttaaaaaatattttagaaattgaatttaatgcaatttttttacgagtataattataaaaataagatattattatacataaaaattggtgatttttcgttaagtatatatttttttataattttttattaacaactaataatacttttaaaaaatcacaaaacaatatatacttaacaaaaattcaccaaattttaagaataataatatttcatttttctaatcatgcttgcaaaaaattgcatcaaaattcaatctttaatgtattttttgagaaatacatatttaatgttagtttttttttttgcaagattatctaatattaaatatgtatttctcaaaaaataaattagagattgaattttgatgcaattttttgtaagtatgattagaaaaatgagatattattatccttaaaatttggtaattttttgttgagtatatatttttttgtaatttttttgttaacaactaataatacttttaaaaaatcaaaaataaatatatacttaaaaaaaaatcatcaaattttaagaataataatatcttatttttttaattatgcttgtaaaaaattacatcaaaattcaatctctaaagtattttttgaaaatatatatttactattgggtattattgttgtgtttttaaattatttaaaagcattttttgtcgataataaaatTCAAAGTGTATTTTTGTCAACATTTGAATAATTCGGGAGCGTTTTTGGTTGTTAACCCTTATTCTAATTTTCAAATAAGGTTTTGAATTATAGTGAGAGAAAGCTATAGCGCATGTATTAGGTGTGAAATTGTCACAAAAAAATGCTTGGTCAATATAAAAATGTTTGGAATTAAGCATGTTCGAAATATTGGGTATTGGTGTATTTCATTAGATGCCATGCGAAATATTCAGTATAAGGTATTTTGGCTAAAGGATGATGATCACATGTAAACTATGTACGATTGCCATAGAAAGATTGTGATTGAACAAGTGATAGAGCTTTATATTGAATTGGTGAACATTGACGGTAGTTCTTTTTCCTCATGTATAGTCCCGACAGGTTGTGCAGCAGTATTTAGTCAGGTGAGAAGAACCAAATCCCTCATAAGAATTCGGTCTTCTctctaaatggccgaacccatgATGATTTGGTTTTTGAAGAGTCCGAGTCAGATAAGGAGTAGGTCCAATCTGGTTCTGATAATGATAGCAATGACGATACAGAATTTGTCCCAAAAACTCAATTATCGTCTTTTACTTCTTCACGGCATATATTGCCATTACCGTCACCGCTTTTCTAGCCGAGTCCAAGTTCCAAGCTATTATTTAACATTAGACCTAGATGCTATGTAAATGGAATCGATGCCTTTCGATCCGAGGGCACTAACGATTATAACACAGATGGGAATGTGGAACTAAGTACCGGCAATAGATTCTACAGTACAAAGTTTGTTTACCTTACTATCAAGAACTATAACATTCATCGGAGTGTGAAATATCGGGTGGTTGAATATGATTATCTGAAGTATCATTGTCGGTACATATATTATGTTGTAAGTTGTCGGTGGAGTATTTAGGTTGCATATCGACAGAATCTTGGTTATTGAGAGGTTCGTAATATGAGGCTATGCACACGTGCTTGCCACCGACAATGTCCCAAGATTAATCACATCTCGATAACAACATGATCTGTAG is from Arachis ipaensis cultivar K30076 chromosome B01, Araip1.1, whole genome shotgun sequence and encodes:
- the LOC110270168 gene encoding uncharacterized protein LOC110270168 isoform X1 codes for the protein MEAEKGLNLMDSRTEELELKQQFPRQLYRREQNATATVLTLIDGSGDGGAGRRKDGSHSSPPCRISASLSPMHLVRLIASLHLKWNSSGNSQSTAVATSSMATEQNSTFSPTSPSSGSTWLDGDGSFFRISFLMLVLSLGRITLSPRSSSPASTVTTVMTRDDDSGSTGSDWTRWG
- the LOC110270168 gene encoding uncharacterized protein LOC110270168 isoform X2 is translated as MEAEKGLNLMDSRTEELELKQQFPRQLYRREQNATATVLTLIDGSGDGGAGRRKDGSHSSPPCRISASLSPMHLVRLIASLHLKWNSSGNSQSTAVATSSMATEQNSTFSPTSPSSGSTWLDGDGSFFRISFLMLVLSLGRITLSPRSSSPASTVTTVMTRDDDSGSTGSDWTRWG